In Marivivens aquimaris, one genomic interval encodes:
- the trpE gene encoding anthranilate synthase component I, with the protein MALSPDFETFKSNFDAGKNQIVFTRLAADLDTAVSLMLRLAGAGKDAFMLESVTGGEIRGRYSIIGMNPDLVWECRGETARLNRSARYDEDAFVDEQDDPLTSLRKLLDESRIDLPHDLPAAAAGLFGYLGYDTIRLVERLPDANPDPIGLPDAVMMRPTVIAVLDGVKGDVILVSPAWANTGMSAKAAYAQAAERVMDAQRAMDRPVPVDSREFREAHDAAPAISNFSKEGFMAAVEKAKDYIRAGDIFQVVPSQRWTQDFKEPPFALYRSLRRTNPSPYMFYFNFGGYQIIGASPEILVQVVGSRVTIRPIAGTRPRGATPEEDNALEADLLADKKELAEHLMLLDLGRNDVGRVSKIGTVRPTEEFIVERYSHVMHIVSNVVGELSEDHDALSAFFAGMPAGTVSGAPKVRAMEIIDELEPEKRGVYGGGVGYFSANGDMDMCIALRTAVLKDEKLYIQAGAGIVYDSNPDSEYMETVHKSNAIRKAAEDASRFTSSGNR; encoded by the coding sequence ATGGCGCTCAGCCCCGACTTCGAGACGTTCAAGTCCAACTTCGACGCAGGCAAGAACCAGATCGTTTTCACCCGCCTCGCGGCCGACCTCGACACCGCCGTGTCGCTGATGCTGCGCCTTGCCGGTGCGGGTAAAGATGCGTTCATGCTCGAAAGCGTGACCGGCGGCGAAATCCGCGGTCGCTACTCGATCATCGGCATGAACCCCGATCTCGTGTGGGAATGCCGCGGCGAGACGGCGCGCCTGAACCGCTCGGCCCGTTATGACGAGGACGCTTTCGTTGACGAACAGGACGATCCGCTGACCTCGCTGCGCAAGCTGCTGGACGAAAGCAGGATTGATCTGCCCCACGATCTGCCTGCTGCGGCGGCGGGTCTGTTCGGCTACCTCGGTTACGACACGATCCGTCTGGTCGAACGCCTGCCGGACGCCAACCCCGATCCCATCGGCCTGCCCGATGCGGTGATGATGCGCCCGACCGTGATCGCGGTGCTGGATGGCGTCAAAGGCGACGTGATCCTCGTGTCCCCCGCATGGGCGAACACCGGCATGTCGGCAAAGGCCGCCTACGCCCAAGCCGCCGAGCGGGTGATGGACGCGCAGCGCGCCATGGACCGCCCCGTGCCCGTCGACAGCCGCGAATTCCGCGAGGCGCATGACGCGGCCCCTGCCATTTCGAATTTCTCCAAAGAAGGGTTCATGGCAGCGGTCGAGAAGGCCAAGGACTACATCCGCGCGGGCGACATTTTCCAGGTTGTGCCGTCCCAGCGCTGGACGCAGGATTTCAAAGAGCCGCCCTTCGCGCTCTACCGTTCGCTGCGCCGCACAAACCCGTCGCCCTACATGTTCTACTTCAACTTCGGCGGCTACCAGATCATCGGCGCGAGCCCCGAGATTCTCGTGCAGGTCGTCGGCAGCCGCGTGACGATCCGCCCGATCGCAGGCACCCGCCCGCGCGGCGCAACGCCCGAAGAAGACAACGCGCTCGAAGCCGATCTGCTGGCCGACAAAAAGGAACTGGCAGAGCACCTGATGTTGCTCGACCTCGGCCGCAATGACGTCGGCCGCGTGTCCAAGATCGGCACCGTGCGCCCGACCGAAGAGTTCATCGTCGAGCGCTACAGCCACGTCATGCACATTGTCTCGAACGTTGTGGGCGAGCTGTCAGAGGACCACGACGCGCTGTCCGCGTTCTTTGCGGGCATGCCTGCTGGCACCGTTTCGGGCGCGCCGAAGGTCCGCGCGATGGAGATCATCGACGAGCTGGAGCCCGAAAAGCGCGGCGTCTATGGCGGCGGTGTGGGCTATTTCAGCGCCAACGGTGACATGGACATGTGTATCGCGCTGCGCACTGCGGTTCTGAAAGACGAGAAGCTGTACATTCAGGCCGGTGCGGGGATCGTCTACGACTCCAACCCCGACTCCGAGTACATGGAGACCGTTCACAAATCGAACGCGATCCGCAAAGCCGCCGAAGACGCCTCGCGGTTCACCAGCAGCGGCAACCGTTGA
- a CDS encoding peptidylprolyl isomerase, with amino-acid sequence MATKKKSSIGVYIVLGVVVVSLLGFGSTNLSLSNNTLASVGDKEITTQEFGLELDQARQSLSAQYQTPISMAQMQASGIPQDVLSGMLNRRIMENAAADLGISAGDDAVRESVQANPLFQSRLTGQFDRDTYRNVVSQMGTREARYEDKVRDEVAGTLLQLGLVTGIEPATNFAEVRAEYLATRRDITWASLDESILTEPVAAPTDEELAAYHEAHAADFTRPETKVITVASLLPSDIAESLDFDDETLRALYDQRFDVYNTEERRLVERLPFADQAAAEEAKAAIDAGETTFDAIVTERGLTLDDIDLGDVSKRDLSNAGDAVFAAETGEVVGPIDTLVGPALFRMNAVLAADSVPFEEAREELRNEQALTQARRQIAEQAELITDELAGGVALQDLPDSTDITVSTVEWTAEDTDGMAAYPEFREAAANGEIGDYPEVIALEDGGLFAMEITEVREPEVIPLDEARAEVEAAWMADATRNAIVEKGRELTGELANGASFEELGLSPQQDDNVTRRTFIDRTPQGFVQEVFATNIGEAFAVPYADGAVIARVDEEKAPEQGNADTEALMTTEAERAANGLAEDIFLITLRELEAKTEVDINDAAVSAVLTQFQ; translated from the coding sequence GTGGCGACGAAGAAGAAATCGAGCATTGGCGTCTACATTGTTCTGGGTGTGGTCGTGGTCAGCTTGCTCGGATTTGGCAGCACCAACCTCTCCCTCTCCAACAACACGCTCGCGTCTGTCGGTGACAAGGAAATTACCACGCAGGAATTCGGTCTCGAACTGGATCAGGCCCGCCAGAGCCTGAGCGCCCAGTACCAGACGCCGATCAGCATGGCGCAGATGCAGGCATCGGGCATTCCGCAGGACGTGTTGAGCGGTATGCTCAACCGCCGGATCATGGAAAACGCTGCTGCCGATCTGGGCATCTCTGCCGGTGACGACGCCGTGCGCGAGAGCGTTCAGGCCAACCCGCTGTTCCAGAGCCGCCTGACCGGCCAGTTCGACCGCGACACCTATCGCAACGTGGTTAGCCAGATGGGCACCCGCGAAGCCCGCTACGAGGACAAAGTCCGTGACGAAGTTGCAGGCACCCTCCTCCAGCTTGGTCTGGTGACGGGCATCGAGCCGGCCACCAATTTTGCCGAAGTGCGCGCCGAATACCTCGCGACCCGCCGCGACATCACTTGGGCCTCGCTCGACGAAAGCATCCTGACGGAGCCGGTCGCCGCACCGACCGACGAAGAGCTGGCCGCCTACCACGAAGCGCACGCCGCCGACTTTACTCGTCCCGAAACCAAGGTCATCACCGTCGCGTCGCTCCTGCCGTCGGACATCGCGGAAAGCCTCGATTTCGATGACGAGACCCTGCGCGCGCTCTACGACCAGCGTTTCGACGTCTACAACACCGAAGAGCGCCGCCTCGTCGAGCGTCTGCCGTTCGCCGATCAGGCCGCTGCTGAAGAAGCCAAAGCCGCGATCGACGCGGGCGAGACCACCTTTGACGCCATTGTCACCGAACGCGGTCTGACGCTGGACGATATCGACCTCGGCGACGTGTCCAAGCGCGACCTCAGCAACGCGGGCGACGCTGTCTTTGCTGCCGAAACCGGTGAGGTGGTCGGCCCGATCGACACGCTCGTCGGTCCCGCCCTGTTCCGCATGAACGCCGTTCTTGCCGCGGACTCCGTGCCGTTCGAAGAGGCCCGCGAGGAGCTGCGCAACGAACAGGCGCTGACCCAAGCCCGCCGCCAGATCGCTGAACAGGCCGAACTCATCACCGACGAACTGGCTGGCGGCGTTGCGCTGCAGGACCTGCCGGATAGCACCGACATTACCGTTTCGACCGTCGAATGGACCGCCGAGGACACCGACGGCATGGCCGCCTACCCTGAATTCCGCGAAGCTGCGGCGAACGGCGAAATCGGCGACTACCCCGAGGTCATCGCGCTCGAAGACGGCGGCCTCTTTGCCATGGAAATCACCGAAGTACGCGAGCCGGAAGTCATCCCGCTGGATGAAGCCCGCGCCGAGGTCGAAGCCGCATGGATGGCCGACGCCACCCGCAACGCCATCGTCGAAAAAGGCCGCGAGCTGACCGGCGAGCTGGCAAACGGCGCATCGTTCGAAGAGCTCGGCCTCTCGCCGCAGCAGGACGACAACGTGACCCGCCGCACCTTCATCGACCGCACCCCGCAGGGCTTTGTCCAAGAGGTCTTCGCGACCAACATCGGTGAGGCCTTCGCTGTGCCCTACGCAGACGGCGCTGTGATCGCCCGCGTGGACGAGGAAAAAGCGCCCGAGCAAGGCAATGCCGACACCGAAGCGCTGATGACGACCGAAGCCGAGCGCGCCGCCAACGGCTTGGCCGAGGATATCTTCCTCATCACCCTGCGCGAGCTCGAAGCCAAAACCGAGGTCGACATCAACGACGCGGCTGTCAGCGCTGTCCTGACCCAATTCCAGTAA
- a CDS encoding aminotransferase — translation MTHLSRTQTTFAPPVMEARRWIEGVTFPEDRPLINVSQAAPVDTPPEPMLRAMADMVVNDASSHLYGPVLGLPELRAEIAKQWTASYGGTLAADQVAITSGCNQAFTAVTTALCTEGDEVILPVPYYFNHRMWLDMADVKTVPLTPREGLIPHAEDAAALITERTQAIVLVSPNNPGGVEYPAETLAAFYDLCQSKGIKLIVDETYRDFDARDGAPHDLFTRENWEETFIQLYSFSKAYRLTGHRVGAVCASTPILAEVEKYLDTVAICPNQIGQKAALWGMQNLSQWLAGERAEILDRRAAINEGFHRLADKGWKLLGCGAYFAYVEHPFDLPSDEVAKKLVTEAGVLLLPGTMFMPNDNAAGKRQLRIAFANVDRAGINTLFDRLEQVAL, via the coding sequence ATGACGCACCTCTCCCGCACCCAGACCACCTTCGCCCCGCCGGTGATGGAGGCACGCCGCTGGATCGAGGGCGTCACGTTCCCCGAAGACCGCCCGCTCATCAACGTCAGTCAGGCCGCACCCGTCGACACTCCGCCGGAGCCGATGCTGCGCGCAATGGCCGACATGGTGGTGAACGACGCCTCCTCGCACCTCTACGGTCCGGTTCTGGGTCTGCCGGAACTCCGCGCAGAGATCGCAAAGCAGTGGACCGCGTCCTATGGCGGCACTCTCGCCGCGGATCAGGTCGCCATCACCTCTGGCTGCAACCAAGCGTTTACGGCTGTCACCACCGCGCTCTGCACCGAAGGTGACGAAGTCATTCTGCCCGTCCCCTACTACTTCAACCACCGCATGTGGCTGGACATGGCAGACGTCAAAACCGTGCCGCTCACGCCGCGCGAAGGTCTGATCCCGCACGCCGAAGACGCCGCCGCGCTCATCACCGAACGCACGCAGGCCATCGTCCTTGTCAGCCCGAACAATCCCGGCGGTGTCGAGTATCCCGCCGAAACCCTCGCTGCGTTCTATGATCTCTGCCAATCCAAAGGCATCAAGCTGATCGTGGACGAAACCTACCGCGATTTCGATGCGCGGGACGGCGCGCCCCATGACCTCTTCACCCGTGAGAACTGGGAAGAGACGTTCATCCAGCTCTATTCGTTTTCCAAAGCCTACCGCCTCACGGGCCACCGCGTCGGTGCCGTCTGCGCATCAACGCCGATCCTTGCCGAGGTCGAAAAGTATCTCGACACCGTTGCAATCTGCCCGAACCAGATCGGCCAGAAGGCCGCGCTCTGGGGGATGCAGAACCTGTCGCAGTGGCTGGCGGGTGAGCGGGCCGAGATCCTCGACCGCCGCGCTGCGATCAACGAAGGCTTCCACCGCCTCGCGGACAAGGGCTGGAAGCTGCTCGGCTGCGGTGCCTACTTTGCCTATGTCGAACACCCCTTCGATCTGCCGTCCGATGAAGTCGCCAAGAAACTCGTGACTGAGGCGGGCGTTCTGCTGCTTCCGGGAACAATGTTCATGCCGAACGACAACGCGGCAGGTAAACGCCAGCTCCGCATTGCATTCGCCAATGTGGACCGCGCGGGCATCAACACATTGTTTGATCGTTTGGAGCAGGTCGCTCTCTGA
- the gpt gene encoding xanthine phosphoribosyltransferase: MPQTDRLPYEKGFHVSWDQLHRDSRALAWRLDGHGPLEGGAWKAVIAITRGGMAPAMIIARELDVRTVDTISVKSYDHQSQTSAKVLKAPDAEITGDGHGILVIDDLVDSGKTLELVREMYPNAHFATVYAKPKGRPQVDTFVTEVSQDTWIFFPWDMALQYVQPFRGKD; this comes from the coding sequence ATGCCGCAAACGGATCGCCTCCCCTACGAAAAAGGCTTCCACGTCAGCTGGGACCAACTCCACCGTGACAGCCGCGCGCTTGCGTGGCGCCTTGACGGCCACGGCCCGCTGGAAGGCGGCGCATGGAAAGCCGTGATCGCGATCACCCGCGGCGGCATGGCACCGGCAATGATTATCGCCCGCGAACTCGATGTGCGCACCGTCGATACCATCAGCGTCAAATCCTACGACCACCAGAGCCAGACATCGGCAAAAGTGCTGAAGGCTCCCGACGCCGAAATCACAGGTGACGGCCACGGCATCCTCGTGATCGACGACCTCGTCGACTCGGGCAAAACGCTGGAACTGGTGCGCGAGATGTACCCCAACGCCCACTTCGCGACTGTCTACGCCAAGCCCAAAGGCCGCCCGCAGGTCGACACCTTCGTTACCGAAGTCAGCCAGGACACATGGATCTTCTTCCCGTGGGACATGGCGCTGCAATACGTCCAGCCGTTCCGCGGTAAGGACTGA
- a CDS encoding LysE family translocator: protein MTTAAFISIVLIHLAAAISPGPSFVVAVRTAASDGFRVASALALGFGLGAVLWAGAAMAGLAILFELVPALFLGLKIVGALFLFWIAFQMWKHAKEPLPQNTDTAPRSALSAIRYGFLTFASNPKPAIFFGAVFVGLVPHDTPLPWRLAILAAVFANETLWYIVVARVFSMPRARNAYLRLKAGVDRTFGGLLVLLGLKVALT from the coding sequence ATGACCACCGCCGCGTTCATCTCGATCGTTCTGATCCACCTCGCGGCGGCGATCTCCCCCGGTCCGAGCTTTGTCGTCGCCGTCCGCACCGCCGCCTCCGACGGTTTCCGTGTGGCTTCGGCGCTGGCCTTGGGCTTCGGACTGGGCGCTGTTCTGTGGGCGGGCGCGGCCATGGCCGGCCTCGCCATCCTGTTTGAACTGGTGCCCGCGCTGTTTCTGGGCCTGAAAATCGTTGGCGCGCTGTTCCTGTTCTGGATTGCCTTCCAGATGTGGAAACACGCCAAAGAGCCCCTGCCCCAGAACACCGATACCGCCCCGCGCTCCGCGCTTTCGGCGATCCGCTACGGTTTCCTGACCTTCGCATCGAACCCGAAGCCCGCCATTTTCTTCGGCGCGGTTTTCGTAGGCCTCGTGCCGCATGACACCCCCTTGCCGTGGCGTCTTGCGATCCTTGCGGCGGTTTTCGCCAACGAAACACTCTGGTATATCGTCGTCGCGCGCGTGTTCTCTATGCCACGCGCACGAAATGCCTATCTGCGACTCAAGGCTGGCGTCGACCGCACATTCGGCGGTCTGCTCGTGCTTTTGGGCCTCAAAGTCGCCCTTACCTGA
- the fabI gene encoding enoyl-ACP reductase FabI gives MSSQLMQGKRGLIMGLANDKSIAWGIAKALADAGAELAFSYQGDALLKRVGPLAAQLGSDLVLPCDVSDMDSVDTLFSELEAKWGKLDFIVHAIGFSDKNELRGRYVDTTRQNFLTTMDISVYSFTAVTQRAAKMMTEGGSCLTLTYYGAERVMPHYNVMGVAKAALEASVRYLAEDLGKDNIRVNAISAGPIKTLAASGIGDFRYILKWNEYNSPLRKNVSIDEVGGSALYLLSDLSTGVTGETHHVDAGYHVVGMKAVDAPDMNKE, from the coding sequence ATGTCGTCACAACTGATGCAGGGCAAGCGCGGGCTCATCATGGGCCTTGCCAATGACAAATCGATTGCATGGGGTATCGCCAAGGCGCTCGCCGATGCAGGCGCCGAGCTGGCGTTCTCCTATCAGGGCGATGCCCTGCTCAAGCGCGTTGGCCCGCTGGCCGCGCAACTCGGCTCGGATCTCGTTCTGCCTTGCGACGTCTCGGACATGGATTCGGTCGATACCCTCTTCAGCGAGCTTGAAGCCAAATGGGGCAAGCTGGACTTCATCGTCCACGCCATCGGTTTTTCGGACAAGAACGAACTGCGCGGTCGCTACGTCGACACCACCCGCCAGAACTTCCTGACCACCATGGACATCTCGGTCTACTCGTTCACCGCCGTCACCCAGCGCGCGGCCAAGATGATGACCGAAGGCGGCTCGTGCCTGACGCTGACCTATTACGGCGCCGAACGCGTGATGCCCCACTATAACGTCATGGGCGTCGCCAAAGCCGCTCTGGAAGCATCGGTCCGCTACCTCGCCGAAGACCTCGGCAAGGACAACATCCGCGTCAACGCGATCTCGGCCGGTCCGATCAAGACCCTCGCCGCGTCGGGCATCGGCGACTTCCGCTATATTCTGAAGTGGAACGAGTACAACTCGCCGCTCCGCAAGAACGTGTCGATCGACGAAGTTGGCGGCTCCGCGCTCTACCTGCTGTCGGACCTTTCGACGGGCGTCACCGGCGAAACCCACCACGTCGACGCTGGCTACCACGTTGTCGGCATGAAGGCCGTCGACGCGCCGGACATGAACAAGGAATAA
- the pdxH gene encoding pyridoxamine 5'-phosphate oxidase, translating into MSDRSGIFAGNDPFVIAKVWLQEAEGSELNDPNAIALSTVDADGMPNARMVLLKDIEADAFVFYTNYGSRKAQEVEQAGKAAFVMHWKSLRRQVRVRGIVEKEDGPQADDYYNSRSLKSRLGAWASKQSQPLDSRGTLMAEVATVTAREGINPKRPPFWGGFRIRPLEIEFWADGAFRLHDRFRWSRSDIREEWKIDRLYP; encoded by the coding sequence ATGAGCGACAGAAGCGGAATATTTGCCGGAAACGATCCTTTCGTGATCGCGAAGGTTTGGCTGCAAGAGGCCGAAGGATCGGAACTCAACGATCCGAACGCTATCGCTTTGTCCACCGTGGATGCGGACGGGATGCCGAATGCACGGATGGTTCTGCTGAAAGACATCGAAGCGGACGCTTTCGTTTTCTACACCAACTACGGCAGCCGCAAAGCGCAGGAAGTCGAGCAGGCCGGAAAGGCTGCCTTCGTCATGCACTGGAAGTCGCTCCGCCGTCAGGTGCGCGTGCGCGGCATCGTGGAAAAAGAAGACGGGCCACAGGCCGACGACTACTACAACTCGCGCTCGCTCAAGAGCCGTCTGGGGGCATGGGCGTCCAAACAGTCCCAGCCGCTCGATAGCCGCGGCACGCTCATGGCCGAGGTTGCGACGGTGACGGCGCGCGAGGGAATCAACCCAAAACGTCCTCCGTTCTGGGGTGGGTTCCGAATTAGACCGCTGGAAATCGAATTCTGGGCTGATGGCGCCTTCCGGTTGCACGACCGGTTCCGATGGTCCCGTTCGGATATACGGGAGGAGTGGAAAATTGACCGTCTGTACCCGTGA